A single region of the Leptotrichia sp. OH3620_COT-345 genome encodes:
- a CDS encoding NADP-dependent glyceraldehyde-3-phosphate dehydrogenase: MKYTNLLNGEWKGSEKAIKIYSPINGEELGTVPSMTREEVDYAMETAKIALNDWKNLAVIERANYLYKAAEILERDKEIIGEILAKEVSKGIKAAINEVTRTVELIRYTAEEGMRTVGEIVEGGSFEVVSKKKIALVRKEPMGLVLAIAPFNYPVNLSASKIAPALIGGNVVIFKPPTQGSISGLLLVKAFYEAGIPKGVINTVTGKGSEIGDYLIAHPMVDFINFTGSTPVGKKIGEVAGMRPIMLELGGKDGAIVMDDADLEKAAKDIVSGAFSYSGQRCTAIKRVLVMENVADKLSELITEEVKKLKVGDPFDNADITPLIDNRAADFIEGLITDAKEKGAKALTKYKREKNLLWPVLFDHVTLDMRIAWEEPFGPVLPLIRIKSMEEAIEICNGSEFGLQTSVFTRDIIKAFHIAEKLEVGTVQINNKTQRGPDNFPFLGIKGSGVGVQGIKYSIQSMTKVKSIVIDL; encoded by the coding sequence ATGAAGTATACGAACTTACTTAATGGGGAATGGAAAGGATCGGAAAAGGCAATTAAAATATATTCACCTATAAATGGTGAAGAGCTTGGAACGGTTCCGTCAATGACAAGAGAAGAAGTGGATTATGCGATGGAAACCGCTAAAATAGCTTTGAATGACTGGAAAAATCTGGCTGTAATTGAAAGAGCTAATTATTTATATAAAGCTGCGGAAATTTTGGAAAGAGATAAGGAAATAATAGGAGAAATACTTGCAAAAGAAGTATCTAAAGGTATAAAAGCGGCGATAAATGAAGTTACAAGGACAGTGGAGCTTATAAGATATACTGCTGAAGAAGGAATGAGAACAGTTGGTGAAATAGTTGAAGGAGGAAGCTTTGAAGTGGTAAGTAAAAAGAAGATAGCTCTTGTCAGAAAAGAACCTATGGGCCTTGTACTTGCAATAGCTCCATTTAATTATCCTGTAAACCTTTCAGCTTCTAAAATAGCTCCGGCACTTATAGGAGGAAATGTCGTAATATTTAAACCGCCTACTCAGGGTTCAATAAGCGGACTGCTTCTTGTAAAGGCATTTTATGAAGCGGGAATTCCTAAAGGAGTTATAAATACAGTAACAGGAAAAGGATCAGAAATAGGAGATTATTTAATTGCCCATCCTATGGTTGACTTTATAAATTTTACAGGGAGTACACCTGTAGGAAAGAAAATAGGAGAAGTGGCAGGGATGCGTCCTATAATGCTTGAATTAGGAGGAAAAGACGGAGCAATAGTAATGGATGATGCCGATTTGGAAAAAGCCGCGAAAGATATAGTTAGCGGAGCATTCAGTTATTCAGGTCAGAGATGTACTGCGATAAAAAGAGTTCTTGTAATGGAAAATGTTGCAGATAAACTTTCAGAGTTGATAACTGAAGAAGTAAAAAAATTAAAAGTAGGAGATCCTTTTGATAATGCAGACATAACTCCTTTAATAGATAACAGAGCAGCAGATTTTATAGAAGGGCTTATAACGGATGCCAAGGAAAAAGGAGCAAAAGCTCTCACAAAATATAAAAGAGAGAAAAATCTTCTATGGCCGGTACTTTTCGATCATGTCACACTTGATATGAGAATAGCGTGGGAAGAGCCTTTTGGGCCTGTACTGCCTCTTATAAGAATAAAATCAATGGAAGAAGCTATAGAAATATGTAATGGTTCAGAATTCGGGCTTCAAACTTCAGTGTTTACAAGGGATATTATAAAAGCATTTCATATTGCGGAAAAACTTGAAGTAGGAACAGTTCAGATAAATAATAAAACTCAAAGAGGTCCGGATAATTTTCCGTTTTTAGGAATAAAGGGGTCCGGTGTCGGAGTGCAAGGTATAAAGTACAGTATTCAGAGTATGACGAAAGTAAAATCTATAGTAATTGATTTATAA